One genomic window of Elusimicrobiota bacterium includes the following:
- a CDS encoding Hpt domain-containing protein, which produces MNTPNDPLPLDPERLLELQDSLGVEAGELKTLVLDRFIKTVTEGFPLLDSLLVAQDAPGFRLKSHQLKGSSLNAGAMPLAQVFMSLEEMGKTGDLTQAPSGVALALTEFRRLKNYLSSGEFPPQP; this is translated from the coding sequence ATGAATACACCAAACGATCCACTTCCCCTTGATCCCGAACGGTTACTTGAACTTCAGGATTCTCTCGGTGTGGAAGCGGGAGAATTGAAAACCCTTGTTTTGGACCGTTTTATAAAAACGGTTACCGAGGGGTTTCCTCTTCTGGACAGTCTTTTGGTCGCCCAGGACGCTCCCGGTTTTCGCCTTAAATCTCACCAATTAAAGGGGTCCAGTCTTAACGCGGGAGCCATGCCTTTGGCCCAGGTGTTTATGTCCTTGGAAGAAATGGGAAAAACGGGTGATTTAACCCAGGCCCCATCCGGGGTCGCCTTGGCATTAACGGAGTTTAGGCGTCTCAAAAACTATCTTTCTTCGGGGGAGTTTCCTCCCCAGCCCTGA